From Streptomyces sp. Edi4, one genomic window encodes:
- a CDS encoding cell division initiation protein produces the protein MDVQKKLDEIVGVVGSARSMPMSASCVVNRAELLAMLEEVRQALPGSLAQAQELIGGREQMVEQARQEAERIIESAHAQRGTLISDTAVARQSQDEADRILNEARREAEEIRAEADDYVDSKLANFEVVLTKTIGSVDRGREKLLGRGPGLDDQGHPDEDAPEYSADPQTLIHRADAYVDAKLGAFEAVLAKTLEAVGRGRLKLHGRTASDDLADHMAAQDAAGDPRLHTSDADYLAGLAELAQPEPAAAAHRPEPHPAEPHPAEPHPAEPHLAEAHAAETHAHIPAQQQPVYDPYGYQQPQQDPYGYQHQGQQDQYAQYGYVQQDPYAYDQGQQHYAPPQPQHQPHHQPQQAALDETSLFDTGMIDLDQLRAYEQGHGQHRP, from the coding sequence GTGGACGTGCAGAAGAAGCTCGACGAGATCGTAGGGGTGGTCGGCAGCGCCCGTTCCATGCCCATGTCGGCCTCGTGCGTGGTCAACCGTGCCGAGCTCCTGGCGATGCTGGAGGAGGTGCGCCAGGCGCTGCCCGGCTCGCTCGCCCAGGCCCAGGAGCTGATCGGCGGCCGCGAGCAGATGGTCGAGCAGGCGCGCCAGGAGGCCGAGCGGATCATCGAGTCCGCGCACGCCCAGCGCGGCACCCTGATCTCCGACACCGCCGTGGCCCGCCAGTCCCAGGACGAGGCGGACCGGATCCTGAACGAGGCCCGCAGGGAGGCCGAGGAGATCCGCGCCGAGGCCGACGACTACGTCGACTCCAAGCTCGCCAACTTCGAGGTCGTCCTCACCAAGACCATCGGCTCGGTCGACCGGGGCCGCGAGAAGCTGCTCGGCCGGGGCCCCGGCCTCGACGACCAGGGCCACCCCGACGAGGACGCCCCCGAGTACAGCGCCGACCCCCAGACGCTCATCCACCGGGCCGACGCGTATGTCGACGCCAAGCTCGGCGCCTTCGAGGCGGTGCTCGCCAAGACCCTCGAAGCGGTCGGCCGGGGCCGCCTCAAACTGCACGGCAGGACCGCGTCCGACGACCTCGCCGACCACATGGCCGCCCAGGACGCGGCAGGGGACCCGCGCCTGCACACCAGCGACGCCGACTATCTGGCGGGCCTGGCCGAACTGGCCCAGCCCGAGCCGGCCGCGGCGGCCCACCGGCCCGAACCGCACCCGGCCGAACCGCACCCGGCCGAACCGCACCCGGCCGAACCGCACCTGGCCGAGGCACACGCGGCCGAGACGCACGCGCACATCCCGGCGCAGCAGCAGCCGGTGTACGACCCCTACGGTTACCAGCAGCCCCAGCAGGACCCCTACGGCTATCAGCACCAGGGCCAGCAGGATCAGTACGCGCAGTACGGATACGTCCAGCAGGACCCGTACGCCTACGACCAGGGTCAGCAGCACTACGCGCCGCCCCAGCCGCAGCATCAGCCGCACCACCAGCCTCAGCAGGCCGCGCTCGACGAGACCAGTCTCTTCGACACCGGCATGATCGATCTGGACCAGCTGCGGGCCTACGAACAGGGCCACGGGCAGCACCGCCCCTAG
- a CDS encoding DUF177 domain-containing protein, which yields MSTRLDHRNPLVFDTHELGRRPGALQRLSRTVEAPQDLGIPEVIHVPQGRPVDIELRLESVMEGVLVTGTARASAEGECVRCLEPLQQDVEVDFQEMFSYPDTDDRGRRKAAADDDAEDDEDMIPLEDGMFDLEPLLRDAVVLALPMQPVCREDCPGLCSTCGASLADDPDHHHDAVDIRWAALQGLAGTIQDGEKDNMSGTASDVQDAAEKQEK from the coding sequence CTGAGCACGCGCCTCGACCACCGCAATCCCCTCGTGTTCGACACACACGAGCTGGGACGGCGTCCCGGTGCGCTCCAGCGGCTCTCCCGCACCGTGGAGGCCCCCCAGGACCTCGGGATCCCCGAGGTCATCCACGTGCCGCAGGGCCGGCCCGTGGACATCGAGCTCCGTCTCGAGTCGGTCATGGAAGGGGTGCTTGTCACAGGCACCGCCCGTGCGTCGGCCGAGGGGGAGTGCGTAAGGTGTCTGGAGCCGCTTCAGCAGGACGTTGAAGTGGACTTCCAGGAAATGTTCTCGTACCCCGACACCGACGACCGGGGCCGCCGCAAGGCAGCCGCGGACGACGATGCCGAGGACGACGAGGACATGATTCCGCTCGAGGACGGCATGTTCGACCTCGAGCCCTTGCTGCGTGACGCGGTGGTGCTCGCACTGCCGATGCAGCCGGTGTGCCGGGAGGACTGCCCGGGGCTCTGTTCCACTTGCGGAGCGAGCCTGGCGGACGACCCGGACCACCACCATGACGCCGTCGACATTCGTTGGGCGGCATTGCAGGGACTCGCCGGGACCATCCAGGACGGCGAGAAGGACAACATGAGCGGCACTGCGTCTGACGTGCAGGATGCCGCCGAGAAGCAGGAGAAGTAG
- the rpmF gene encoding 50S ribosomal protein L32: MAVPKRKMSRSNTRHRRSQWKAAVPTLVACERCHEPKLQHIACPSCGTYNKRQVLEV; the protein is encoded by the coding sequence GTGGCTGTTCCGAAGCGGAAGATGTCGCGCAGCAACACGCGCCACCGCCGGTCGCAGTGGAAGGCTGCGGTCCCCACCCTGGTTGCGTGCGAGCGCTGCCATGAGCCGAAGCTCCAGCACATCGCGTGCCCGAGCTGCGGCACCTACAACAAGCGCCAGGTCCTCGAGGTCTGA
- the rnc gene encoding ribonuclease III, with translation MSESNAKKADNNTASSHTLLEGRLGYQLESALLVRALTHRSYAYENGGLPTNERLEFLGDSVLGLVVTDTLYRTHPDLPEGQLAKLRAAVVNSRALAEVGRGLELGSFIRLGRGEEGTGGRDKASILADTLEAVIGAVYLDQGLEAASALVHKLFDPLIEKSSNLGAGLDWKTSLQELTAAEGLGVPEYLVSETGPDHEKTFTAAARVGGVSYGTGTGRSKKEAEQQAAESAWRSIRADADERAKAVAEAPVAAADGGATAPVAKGPAL, from the coding sequence ATGTCTGAGTCCAACGCCAAAAAGGCGGACAACAACACGGCCTCGTCCCACACGCTTCTGGAAGGGCGGCTCGGGTATCAGCTCGAGTCCGCCCTTCTGGTGCGTGCGCTCACCCACCGTTCGTACGCGTACGAGAACGGCGGTCTGCCGACCAACGAGCGGCTCGAGTTCCTTGGGGACTCGGTGCTCGGTCTGGTCGTCACCGACACGCTGTATCGCACCCACCCCGACCTTCCGGAAGGCCAGCTGGCCAAACTCCGGGCCGCGGTGGTCAACTCTCGTGCACTCGCGGAGGTGGGCCGAGGGCTCGAACTGGGCTCCTTCATCCGGCTCGGCCGGGGCGAAGAGGGCACGGGGGGCCGGGACAAGGCATCCATCCTCGCCGACACCCTGGAAGCGGTGATCGGCGCGGTCTATCTCGACCAGGGTCTTGAGGCGGCGTCCGCGCTCGTCCACAAGCTGTTCGACCCCCTGATCGAGAAGTCCTCGAATCTCGGGGCCGGCCTGGACTGGAAGACCAGTCTCCAGGAGCTGACGGCGGCCGAAGGGCTCGGCGTTCCCGAGTACCTGGTCTCCGAAACCGGTCCTGACCACGAGAAGACCTTCACTGCTGCCGCCCGCGTCGGTGGTGTCTCGTACGGCACCGGCACCGGCCGCAGCAAGAAGGAAGCGGAGCAGCAGGCCGCCGAGTCGGCCTGGCGGTCCATCAGGGCCGACGCCGACGAGCGGGCCAAGGCGGTGGCCGAGGCCCCCGTCGCCGCGGCCGACGGCGGGGCGACGGCTCCCGTCGCCAAGGGTCCGGCCCTCTGA
- the mutM gene encoding bifunctional DNA-formamidopyrimidine glycosylase/DNA-(apurinic or apyrimidinic site) lyase → MPELPEVEVVRRGLERWVAGRTVTDVEVLHPRAVRRHPAGGDDFAARLKGHRIGVARRRGKYLWLPLADTDASVLGHLGMSGQLLVQPQDAPDEKHLRIRIRFQDELGTELRFVDQRTFGGLSLHDTAANSSDGLPDVIAHIARDPLDPEFDDEAFFVALRLKRTTVKRALLDQTLISGVGNIYADEALWRARLHYNRPTATLNRPKAAELLGHAREVMNAALAVGGTSFDSLYVNVNGESGYFDRSLDAYGREGEPCRRCGTAMRRRAWMNRSSYYCPKCQRAPRAAS, encoded by the coding sequence ATGCCTGAGCTGCCTGAAGTCGAAGTGGTCCGGCGCGGACTCGAGCGGTGGGTGGCGGGGCGCACCGTGACGGACGTCGAGGTGCTGCACCCGCGCGCCGTACGCCGCCACCCGGCCGGGGGCGACGACTTCGCGGCGCGCCTGAAGGGCCACCGGATCGGCGTCGCGCGCCGGCGCGGCAAGTACCTGTGGCTGCCGCTCGCGGACACCGACGCGTCCGTGCTCGGACACCTCGGAATGAGCGGGCAGTTGCTCGTGCAGCCGCAGGACGCCCCCGACGAGAAGCACCTGCGGATCCGGATCAGGTTCCAGGACGAGCTGGGCACCGAACTGCGCTTCGTCGACCAGCGCACCTTCGGCGGGCTCTCGCTGCACGACACCGCGGCCAACAGCTCGGACGGCCTTCCCGACGTCATCGCGCACATCGCCCGCGACCCGCTGGACCCGGAGTTCGACGACGAGGCGTTCTTCGTGGCCCTGCGCCTGAAGCGCACCACGGTCAAACGCGCACTGCTCGATCAAACGCTCATCAGCGGCGTCGGCAACATCTACGCCGACGAAGCGCTCTGGCGCGCCCGGCTGCACTACAACCGTCCGACCGCGACCCTCAACCGGCCCAAGGCGGCCGAACTCCTGGGCCACGCGCGTGAGGTGATGAACGCGGCGCTCGCCGTGGGCGGCACCAGCTTCGACAGCCTCTACGTCAACGTCAACGGCGAGTCGGGCTACTTCGACCGCTCCCTGGACGCCTACGGACGTGAGGGCGAGCCGTGCAGGCGCTGCGGAACGGCGATGCGCAGGCGGGCCTGGATGAACCGGTCGAGCTACTACTGCCCCAAGTGTCAGCGCGCCCCGCGCGCCGCGTCGTAA
- a CDS encoding helix-turn-helix domain-containing protein gives MDETSAGVLDAAGPCAEAGADADLPFNVFAKSCPSRRTLENVTGRWGSLTLGALYEGGARFNELRRRVDGVSEKMLSQTLHSLERDGLVLREAQPTNPPRVDYELSELGREVAERLLFLIHFVEDRMPAVLKAQESYDAARGAR, from the coding sequence ATGGATGAGACTTCCGCGGGCGTCCTGGACGCCGCAGGGCCGTGCGCAGAGGCCGGGGCCGACGCCGATCTGCCCTTCAACGTGTTCGCCAAGTCCTGCCCGTCCCGGCGCACCCTGGAGAACGTCACGGGGCGCTGGGGCAGCCTCACTCTGGGCGCGCTGTACGAGGGCGGCGCCCGCTTCAACGAGCTGCGCCGCAGGGTCGACGGGGTGAGCGAGAAGATGCTCTCGCAGACGCTGCACTCCCTGGAGCGCGACGGGCTCGTCCTGCGCGAGGCGCAGCCCACCAATCCGCCCCGGGTCGACTACGAGCTGAGCGAGCTGGGCCGTGAGGTGGCCGAGCGGCTGCTCTTTCTCATCCACTTCGTGGAGGACCGGATGCCGGCGGTGCTCAAGGCGCAGGAGAGTTACGACGCGGCGCGCGGGGCGCGCTGA